One genomic region from Elusimicrobiota bacterium encodes:
- a CDS encoding trypsin-like peptidase domain-containing protein — MKSFLSKQVHTVFILILISFYAGLVLAAEGSVKPVLCPSCSVVINTSSNFCSSCGYSLKDVSDNSEFSKEFLDKLRKSVVKLEVTFNTYDKRLAKEKMVEVGSGVFISTYGYILTVNHIFDMSLLERLMDTDIDINKIKVITHGNRVFYATLIQQDPYTDLAVISISTASINYLKLEPGKLGIGLGDKVVAIGSPLTLEDTVSIGRVCKERRYLNSGGLFHYEHFLQLDARLNQGNSGGPVINSSGNIVGIVSAKAFGEYSDNLCFAVPLRIIKHSLRSMMYKREPVYPWLGVWVDEKENGELVVSYVAVKQKNGLEPGDVIIDIYGNKIDGLFTAQGLLLNSLPDTSITITVLRDNSLKDVVVTTSQRPLNVNIDGDVEFRIWGIGLKEEKGSNVVKIAECDSDNTAYQAMPIFKSSEFETKRYSSSLAFLNFTYTQPEKKEIKPYLIEPEDVVAQIEPIKNLYNIESCLYSLAAGSLSTNTRSMSNISVFNDMLAQSSTKGYIMLGMRIKRGDTFYVNFCLRKIPVNRFL; from the coding sequence ATGAAATCTTTTTTATCTAAACAAGTACACACTGTTTTTATTCTAATATTAATTAGTTTTTATGCTGGATTAGTACTTGCTGCTGAAGGATCCGTAAAGCCTGTCCTATGTCCCAGTTGCAGTGTGGTGATTAATACCTCCAGTAATTTTTGTAGTAGTTGTGGATACTCGTTGAAAGATGTTTCTGATAATTCAGAGTTTAGTAAAGAGTTTCTCGATAAACTGAGAAAAAGCGTAGTAAAACTTGAAGTTACATTTAACACGTATGACAAACGGCTGGCAAAAGAAAAAATGGTTGAAGTCGGGAGCGGGGTGTTCATAAGTACTTACGGTTATATTCTTACGGTTAATCATATCTTTGATATGAGTTTATTGGAAAGATTAATGGATACGGATATTGATATTAATAAAATCAAGGTTATAACGCATGGGAATCGTGTATTCTACGCTACTTTAATCCAACAGGACCCGTATACCGATTTAGCTGTTATCAGTATCAGTACTGCATCTATTAATTATCTGAAACTTGAACCTGGAAAATTAGGGATTGGGTTAGGAGATAAAGTTGTTGCAATAGGATCCCCGTTGACGTTAGAGGATACGGTCTCGATAGGACGGGTCTGTAAAGAACGGCGGTATCTTAATTCAGGAGGGTTGTTTCACTACGAACATTTTTTGCAGCTTGATGCGCGGTTAAATCAGGGAAATAGCGGCGGGCCGGTTATTAATTCATCTGGTAATATTGTGGGGATAGTATCCGCTAAAGCTTTTGGTGAGTATTCAGATAATTTGTGTTTTGCTGTACCGTTAAGAATTATTAAGCATTCTCTGAGATCAATGATGTATAAACGCGAGCCAGTGTATCCATGGCTCGGTGTATGGGTTGATGAGAAGGAAAATGGGGAATTGGTAGTTAGTTATGTTGCGGTAAAACAAAAAAATGGGCTTGAACCCGGAGATGTGATCATAGATATTTATGGTAATAAGATTGATGGATTGTTTACTGCGCAGGGGTTATTATTGAATTCTTTGCCAGATACAAGTATTACCATAACCGTATTGAGAGATAATTCATTGAAAGATGTTGTCGTGACTACTTCACAACGGCCGTTAAACGTTAATATTGATGGTGATGTAGAATTTAGGATCTGGGGTATCGGATTGAAGGAAGAAAAGGGGAGTAATGTCGTAAAAATTGCTGAATGTGATTCTGATAATACTGCATATCAAGCTATGCCTATCTTTAAATCTAGCGAGTTCGAAACAAAACGTTACTCATCATCACTTGCGTTCCTGAATTTTACATACACTCAACCAGAGAAGAAGGAAATTAAGCCATATCTCATCGAACCAGAAGATGTTGTTGCACAAATTGAACCTATAAAAAATCTGTACAATATAGAATCTTGTTTATATTCATTAGCAGCAGGGTCATTGTCCACTAATACACGTTCAATGTCTAATATTTCTGTATTTAATGATATGCTTGCACAAAGCTCAACAAAAGGATATATTATGCTTGGCATGAGGATAAAACGAGGTGATACGTTCTATGTTAATTTTTGCCTGCGTAAAATTCCGGTTAACCGTTTTCTTTGA